ACACCATGTGGGAGGGCACCGCGAAGATCGCCCACAGGATCGCGGACGAAGTGCACCGGCAAAGTCCCGATACCGTGGTGAAAGTCTTCAACATCGCGAAGGCGGACAAGAACGAGGTCATGACGGAAGTCTTCCGCTCGAAAGCCATCGCCGTCGGCTCTCCGACGGTATCGGGCGGCATCCTTTCGAGCGTGGCGGGCTGGCTGGAATTTCTCAAACAGCTGAAGTTCAGGAACAAGAAGGCCGCGGCCTTCGGATGCTACGGCTGGAGCGGCGAGTCCGTCAAAGTTCTGCGGGAGCGCCTGAAAGACGCGGGCTTCGACGTGATCGATGAAAACGTGCGTTCTCTTTGGAATCCCGGAGAGGAAGATTTCGCCGCCGTTCCCGCTCTGGCGGAAAAGCTTCTTGGGGGACCGGCGGCACCAGCGTAAAAGGGATTTCGAAGTATCGCGGGGAAAAAACGAAAAGGGGGATCCGAAAATGAAATATGTTGTGAATGAGAGCTGTATCGGCTGCGGGCTTTGCGCGACGACCTGTCCGGAGGTCTTTTCCATGACCGACGCGGGCGTCGCCGCGGCGATCGCGGAAGAAGTCGCGGAAGAGAACCGCGGCAGCGCGGCGGAAGCGCGCGAAAACTGTCCGGTCGGCGCGATCGAGGAGGTCTGACGATGGAGCGTAAAATGTTCTGCTACCAGTGTCAGGAAACCGCGGGGGGAAAGGGCTGCACCGTTTGCGGCGTGTGCGGGAAGAAACCCGACGTGGCGGCCATGCAGGACCTTCTGATCTACGTGACGAAAGGGCTTTCCTGCGTCGCGGACCGACTTCGCCGCGAGGGACAGCGCGTCGGCAAAGAGGCGAACCATCTCGTGACGATGAACCTCTTCGTGACGATCACGAACGCGAACTTCGACCGTCAGGCGATCATCGAAAGAATCCGGGAAACCCTGGACGTGAAGCGGAAGCTCCTGAATCAGGCGGGAGACGTGTCGGGGCTGCCCCAAGCGGCGCTCTGGCACGGCGACGTCGGCGAATTCGACGCTCAGGCCGCCGAAGTCGGCGTGCTTGCCACCGGGAACGAAGACATTCGCAGCCTGCGGGAACTGATCACGTACGGCCTCAAGGGACTGGCGGCCTATTCCAAGCACGCGAACGCGCTTTTGCAGGACAACGAAGACGTGGACGCCTTCATCCAGCGCGCTCTGGCCAAGACGCTCGACGACAGCCTGACGGTGAACGACCTTGTGGCGCTGACCCTCGAGACCGGAAAGTACGGAGTCGACGGCATGGCGCTTCTCGACAAGGCCAACACCGAGGCTTACGGCCATCCGGAGATTACGGCGGTCGACATCGGCGTGCGGAAAAATCCCGGCATCCTGATCTCCGGCCACGATCTGAGAGATCTCGAAATGCTGCTGGAACAGACAGCGGGGACGGGCGTGGACGTGTACACGCACTCCGAGATGCTTCCCGCCCATTACTATCCCGCGTTCAAGAAATACCCGCACTTTGCCGGCAACTACGGCAACGCCTGGTGGAAACAGAAAGAGGAGTTCGAGAAGTTCCGCGGCCCCGTTCTGATGACGACGAACTGCGTCGTGCCGCCCGCGGACAGCTACAGAGACCGCCTTTGGACGACCGGCGCCACGGGCGTTCCCGGCTGCAAACACATCGGCGGCGCCTACGGCGAGACCAAGGACTTTTCGGCGCTCATCGAACAGGCGAAAAAGTGCCCTCCGCCCGAGGAGATCGAAGCGGGCCGCATCGTCGGCGGCTTCGCGCACGAACAGGTGTTCGCGCTTGCCGATAAAGTCGTGGACGCGGTCAAATCCGGCGCGATCAGGAAGTTTGTGGTCATGGCGGGCTGCGACGGACGGATGAAGTCCAGAGAGTACTACACGGAATTTGCACGCAAGCTTCCCAAGGACGTGGTGATTTTGACCGCCGGATGCGCCAAGTACAAATACAACAAGCTGGACCTGGGAGACATCGGCGGCATCCCGAGAGTTCTGGACGCCGGGCAGTGCAACGATTCCTACTCGCTGGCGCTGATCGCCCTGAAGCTGAAGGAGATCTTCGGGCTGAACGATATCAACGACCTGCCGCTGGCGTTCAACATCGCCTGGTACGAGCAGAAAGCCGTCATCGTCCTGCTGGCGCTGCTGCATTTGGGCGTCAAGAACATCCATCTGGGGCCGACGCTCCCGGCGTTCCTGTCGCCGAACGTGGCCGACGTGCTGGTCAAGAATTTCGGCATCGCGGGCATCGGCACGGTGGACGACGATCTGAAGCTGTTTTTCGGTTAATGAGGCGAAAAGCGGCGTAAGGACGAACACAGGACGCAAGACCTTGTTCCGTGAAAAACCGGCACGAAAGTCATCTGAAAAGTTAAGATGAGGATCGTGCCGGCTTTTCTTTTTCGCCGCTGGTCGCCGAAAATGGCTGTCTTCAAATTTCAATGAAAAACGATGAGAGTGTACTTGAGGTTTCTTCTTGAAGGGGAAGAGAGTAGAATAATATAAACAGAACGAGTTTCTCTGTTTGAAAAAAGCGCTGCGAGGCGCTCGTCCTGCGGGCGTTTTATGGCATGGCCAAGGGGAGACCAAGCGGCCCATTGGGATTGGCGGGGGAGTCCAAAATGAAGGGAAACAAGATCGACAAGGAGGGGGCAACATGTCGGAGATCGAACTGAGCGCGAAAAAACTTGGATTCGGACTGATGCGGCTGCCGAAAAACGGCGAAGCGATCGACATCGAACAGGTAAAAAAGATGGTGGATCTCTTTATGGCGGGCGGCTTTACGTATTTCGACACGGCCTGGGCCTATCCCGGCTCGGAAGACGCGATCCGTCAGGCGCTCGTCGAACGCTATCCGCGCGAAAAGTTCACGCTCGCCACGAAAAACGCCGCCTGGATCAACTGCCAGAGCCGGGAAGACGCCGTCGGCCAGTTCGAGACGTCGCTGAAACAGACCGGCGCCGGTTATTTCGATTTCTATCTGCTCCACAACCTCGGCGAGGGCAGAACCCATTTCTTCGACGACTTCGAGATGTGGAACTTCGTGCAGGAGAAGAAAGTGGAAGGAAAAATCAGGCACGCCGGCTTCTCCTTCCATTCCACGCCGGAGGAGCTGGACGCCATTTTGCAAGCCCATCCCGAAGCGGAATTCGTGCAGCTGCAGATCAACTACGCCGATTGGGAAAATCCGCGCATTCAATCGCGGGCCTGTTACGAGACGGCCAGAAAACACGGGAAGCCCGTCGTCATCATGGAGCCCGTCAAGGGCGGCCTTTTGGCCAGCCCGCCGAAAGCCGTCGAGCGCGTGCTCAAAAGCGCCGACGCCCAAGCTTCCTGCGCTTCGTGGGCCATCCGCTTCGCCGCCAGCCTGGACGGAGTGATCGCCGTGCTGTCCGGCATGAGCAACGTGGAGCAGATGAAGGACAACATTTCCTACATGACGGATTTCAATCCGCTGACGGAAGCCGAGCGGCGCGTCGTCGCCAAAGCCCGGGAAACGCTGGACGCCTTGCCGATGATCCCCTGCACGAGCTGCAATTACTGCGCGGAAGTGTGCCCGCAGAACATCGGCATTTCCGGTTCCTTCACGGCGCTGAACTTGCTGAACATTTACGGCAACTACAACTACGCCGAAGGCCAGGAGAAATGGCTCGTGGAGCGTCACGGCAAATCCCGCGCCAACGAATGCGTCCAGTGCGGCAGCTGCGAGCAGGTCTGCCCGCAGCACATCAAGATCCGCGACAACCTCGTGAAGGTCGTGGAAGCTTTTCACATCGCCTGATGCCCGGGAGTGGGGCGCGGTCCCCTGCGGAAAAACTGGTCGGGCTCGCCATCTTGCGAACGTCGGCGCTTTAGCGTATAATAGCCACGTTTTGCGGGTGTAGCTCAGTTGGTAGAGCATCAGCTTCCCAAGCTGAGGGTCGCGAGTTCGAGCCTCGTCACCCGCTCCAATTTTGACGGAACCACTGGAACGCGCAAAAGAGCGGCGACCTTTTAAAAAAGGTCGCCGCTCTTTTGCGCGCGTCTGCCGTGTGGCGGCCGTAAAAACATGAAATTTCGTTTTGGATGATGATCTGTGTTTTTGAGATCTATGTTATTGGTAAATGAACTAATTGAGCAAATCATTGCTTATTACTCAAAGGTTATAAAGCTCCGGCTTTTTCCATGAAAATTGAATATGAAAACCGCTCAATTCTAAATTTGTGATTATTGACACATCATGCGTAAAAATCTAAAATTATAAGAACTTGGGCCTGCGAGAATGTACCGCGAGGCCCCTGTATCTTGCCGTGTCCTGCGGGAACGCAACGGCGATACCGTTTTTCCGGCAGACCGCAGTGCTTTATGGGGCACGACGGCCCATTTAATTTCGGCAATGACTGCGATATTTTGCAGTGTTTTGCGACTGAAAAACAAAGGAGGTGAACGCATGTCTACCAATCTGACCGACGAGATCAGGAGCGTCGAAGCGGCGGCGGCCCAAAAAGTGGCCGACGCCAAAGCGGAAGCGCAGGATCTGGTTATCAGGACTCGCAACTCAGCGGCCCTTCGTGTAAAAGAAGCCAAACAGGCTCATTTCCGCGAGTATCGTTCCCGCCTCGCTCAGGTGGAAGCGGAAGCGGCCGAAACGGCCGCTCAGGCGGTGGAACAGGGCAAGACCGAAGCTCGACAGTTTGTCGAGTCTCACGAAGATGCGGTAAAGAAAACGGCTCAATGGTTAGCCGAAGAGGTGGTGTCTCAATATGGCCGTTGCTCGCGTTAAAAAGATCGAACTGTACGTGCACCGGACGGCCGTCGAAGAGGTTCTGTCGGTGCTTCAGGAGCGGGGGATCACTGAGATTTCCGCTGCGGCGAGGAGCTCCGCAGAGGAGCCTTCCGCCCATCCGGCGCGAAGCGGCCGGGATTACGCGCCCGCTCTGAACGACGTGAATTATCTCACCCGCTACCTTGCGCCTTACTATAAAGATCCTGTCGGGACGTTGGGACGTATGCTGGGCGAACGCGACGACGTCAGCGTGGAAAAGCTGGCCGCATTGGCCGACAAAGTCGACGCCGGCAATCTGGCGGCGGAAGCCCGCAAGCGCGAACGCCGTCTGACGGAGCTGCGCTCCGACATGCAGCAGATCAAAAGTTTGCAGCAGACTTTGTCGGGGCTGGGCAATTTTGAACCGCCCCTCTCCATGATTACGGAAGGCAGCCAGATGGTGGCCGGGTTTTTGGGTACGGGGCGCGCCGAAAATTTGCAGGAATGGAAAAACGCGGTGGAGGAAACTTTGGGCGCCGACGCGGAGTGTCGTGTCTGGCTCCCTCCCAAGGGAAGCCGCGATCCCGCCTGGGGCAGCGTGTTCTACCTGCGCGCGTTCGAGGACAAACTTTCGGAGCTTTGCCTGAAACACAGCGTCACGAAGATTGATCTGCCTTCTTCCCTGACGGGAACCGTCGCCGAAGAGCAGAAAAAACTCTCGGACAAACTGGCCGCTCTCGGGCAGGAAGAGAAGTATTTCGTCAATTGGCTTCAGACTTTTACCGACGCTCATATGGACGAGATCCGCCGCCTCGGCGATTACTTGACGATCATGAAAACGCGCCAGGACGCCGAGGACGAAAGCGAGCGCACCGAACAGGTCGTCCTGCTGCGGGGCTGGGTCCCCGACAGCAAAGCCGCGGAACTCAAACAAATCCTCGTCCCGTACGAAAAGGACATCGATCTGCAGCTTTCGGATCCGGCGGAGGACGACGATCCCCCCATCGTGCTGGAGAACAGGAACTGCGCGAAACCGTTCGAGATGCTGACCATGCTGTACGGCGCGCCCGTGTACGGTTCGGTCGATCCGTCGTTCCCGATGATGCCGTTTTTCCTGCTGTTTTTCGGCATGTGCTACGCCGACGCGGGCTACGGCATCGTGATCACGGCCATCGCCGTGTACTTCCTCAAAAAGTACCGGAAAATGCCCGAAGGCATCAAGCGGGCCCTGATCCTCGTGAAGTATTGCGGTATTGCCACGGTCATTTATGGCGCCATCACAGGCAGCTGGATGGGCGACATGATCGACGCCTTCCCATTCCTGGGCTTCCTGCGGCCGGTGAAGAATCTGGCGACGCTGCTCGAACCCATGAAGGACCCCATGCTGTTGCTGGGCATTTCGCTGGCGCTCGGCATCGTCCACATCTATTACGGTATCCTGCTTGCCGCTTACGCCAATGTCAAAAAACGCCGCTGGTTCGCCGCCTGCGCCGATCAGGGCGGCTGGCTGCTGCTCCTGACGGGGCTGTTGATCTTCGGCGTCGGCGCCTTTGCGGCGCCCGGAGTAGAGCCGTTGGGTAAAAATATGGCGATTGCCGGCGCTGTGGTTTTGATTTTGACGCAGGGACGCGAGAAGAAAGGCTTGGTCGGCAAGTTCGTTTCCGGCGTGCTGAGCCTGTACAACGTCACCAGCTATCTGGGCGACGTGCTCAGCTACAGCCGTCTGCTCGCGCTTGGGCTGGTCGGCGGCGCTGTGGCGATGATCATCAACCTGATGTCCAAGCTCTGCGGCGGCACCGCTTACGTGGGCTGGATCCTGGCGCTGCTGATCTTCTTCGGCGGACATGTTTTCAGCATGGTGATCAACATCCTGGGAGCGTTCGTCCACCCGCTGCGACTGCAATACGTGGAATTCTTCGGCAAGTTTTACAGCAGCGGCGGGACGGCGTTCGATCCCTTCTGCTACAGATCGAACTATGTCAACGTGACTGGCCGCAAGGAAGCTTAGCTCCGGCGCCGGTTGAAAATTACCCAAACTTTGAGGGGAGTGTCGTTTTATGGATTATCTTGGTATCGCTTTTGTTGTGCTTGGTGCGGCTCTGGCCGCCGGTATGGCGGGCATCGGTTCGGCTATTGGCGTCGGTATCGCCGGCGAAGTCGGCGCGGGCGTGATGACCGAGGACCCCGGCAAGTTCGGTCTTGTCCTGATGCTGCAGGCGCTGCCCGGAACGCAGGGCATTTACGGCCTGCTGATCGCCTTCTTTGCCATGCTGAAGGTCGGCCTGGTCGGCGGTTCGGCCGTTCCCTGCGACTGGGTGCACGGTCTGGCCGTCATGTTCGCCTGCCTGCCTATCGCTTTGGGCGGATGGATCTCCGCCATTTCGCAGGGTAAAACTTCGGCCGCCTGCATTCAGATGATCGCCAAGCAGCCCGGCGAAGCCGGTAAGGCCGTTATCCTCCCGGCCATGGTCGAGACGTACGCGGTGCTTGCCCTCCTCGTCAGCATTCTTCTGATGAACGGCATCAGCCTGTAAGCCTGGTCCGGACCATGGCACTCGCTGACATCAGGAAAAAAATCGAACAGGACGCGGCCAATGAAGCCGCGAAACTGCTCGACGAGGCCCGAAAGCAGGCCGACGTCCTGAACGCGGACGCCGACGCCGAAATTTCCAAAAGCAAGAAATATTACGACGGCCTGTATGCTGCCGAAGCTCCCGAAGTACGCCGCCGCGCCCAGATCATCGCGAATCTGGACGTGAAAAAACTGCGTCTCGGCGCCAAGCAGGAGCTGATCGGCCGCAGTTTCGACGGCGCGCTGGCGCGCCTCTGCAAATTGGCCGGCGACAAATATCTCGCGTTCATGGAAAAGCTTCTCGATCAGGCGGTCAGCAGCGGCGACGAGGAACTGCTGGCGGCCGCCGGCGAGAAACGTATCGATCAGGCCTGGCTCGATAAGTACAACGCCTCCCGGGGCAGAAAGCTGACGCTTTCCGCCGAAAAAACGGACATCAAGGGCGGCTTTATCCTTCGCAAAGGCAGAATCAGCACGAACTGCTCGCTGGAAACCCTGATCCACTGGCTCAAGGACGAACTGGAGTCCGACGTCGTCAAACGACTGTTTGACGCGGAGTAAGGTGGTGTGATCATGGCCCCGAAGGAGCGGTATGGTTACGCTGTAGCGCGTCTGAGGGCGCTTGAGAACCGTCTGCTTGATGAGTCTGTCCTCCAGCGGATGATCGACTGCGATACGCTGGAGGCGGCTTTAAAAGTTCTCGGGGAAACTCCCTATTCGGCCTGGCTGATGGAGCTCAAATCGCCGCTGGAATTCGACCGGGCGATCGAGGCGGAACTTCATCACAGTTATACGGAAATCGAGACGTTTGTTCCCGACGGGGAGCTGGTCGGTCTGCTGCGCCTGGTCTACGACGTGCATAACGTCAAGACGCTGCTGAAAAGCCAGTTCCTGACGGCTCAGGGAGAAAAACGCCGTCTCGACCTGCTCACTTCTCTCGGTACCATCGACACGGACCGGCTGATCCTGGCCATCGAAGGAGAGGAGTACTGGGAGCTTCCGTACGGATTCAACCAAGCGATCCCCGAGGCCCTCGCAGTCTGGGAGCAGACGCACAACGCCCTTGCGGCGGAGAAGATCCTCGACGGCGTGTATTTCAAAGCGCTGCGGGAGCTTTCCGCCAAGCTGGGTATGGAGCAGGTGGAAAAATGGGTTCGCGCCCGCATCGACGGCGAGAATCTGAAAACGCTCCTGCGCCTTTCGCGCATCGACATGGATCACGGAACGGCCGCTTCTTTCCTTCACGAAGGCGGTTCGCTTCCGATCAACCGGCTGACGCCGCTCGTGACCGAGCCGGTGGAAAACTGGGGGCGTCTGTTGGCTTTCGCCGACATCGGCGCGCTGCTGGCCCCCT
This DNA window, taken from Pyramidobacter piscolens W5455, encodes the following:
- a CDS encoding V-type ATPase subunit, with the translated sequence MAPKERYGYAVARLRALENRLLDESVLQRMIDCDTLEAALKVLGETPYSAWLMELKSPLEFDRAIEAELHHSYTEIETFVPDGELVGLLRLVYDVHNVKTLLKSQFLTAQGEKRRLDLLTSLGTIDTDRLILAIEGEEYWELPYGFNQAIPEALAVWEQTHNALAAEKILDGVYFKALRELSAKLGMEQVEKWVRARIDGENLKTLLRLSRIDMDHGTAASFLHEGGSLPINRLTPLVTEPVENWGRLLAFADIGALLAPFSEGESFNSLLVQYEKELDNFITGVIAESRFGAFEPGNVVRYLWTKEIEAKNLRVVLVSVANGVEKDAIRGLLRNVR
- the hcp gene encoding hydroxylamine reductase, yielding MERKMFCYQCQETAGGKGCTVCGVCGKKPDVAAMQDLLIYVTKGLSCVADRLRREGQRVGKEANHLVTMNLFVTITNANFDRQAIIERIRETLDVKRKLLNQAGDVSGLPQAALWHGDVGEFDAQAAEVGVLATGNEDIRSLRELITYGLKGLAAYSKHANALLQDNEDVDAFIQRALAKTLDDSLTVNDLVALTLETGKYGVDGMALLDKANTEAYGHPEITAVDIGVRKNPGILISGHDLRDLEMLLEQTAGTGVDVYTHSEMLPAHYYPAFKKYPHFAGNYGNAWWKQKEEFEKFRGPVLMTTNCVVPPADSYRDRLWTTGATGVPGCKHIGGAYGETKDFSALIEQAKKCPPPEEIEAGRIVGGFAHEQVFALADKVVDAVKSGAIRKFVVMAGCDGRMKSREYYTEFARKLPKDVVILTAGCAKYKYNKLDLGDIGGIPRVLDAGQCNDSYSLALIALKLKEIFGLNDINDLPLAFNIAWYEQKAVIVLLALLHLGVKNIHLGPTLPAFLSPNVADVLVKNFGIAGIGTVDDDLKLFFG
- a CDS encoding V-type ATP synthase subunit I, coding for MAVARVKKIELYVHRTAVEEVLSVLQERGITEISAAARSSAEEPSAHPARSGRDYAPALNDVNYLTRYLAPYYKDPVGTLGRMLGERDDVSVEKLAALADKVDAGNLAAEARKRERRLTELRSDMQQIKSLQQTLSGLGNFEPPLSMITEGSQMVAGFLGTGRAENLQEWKNAVEETLGADAECRVWLPPKGSRDPAWGSVFYLRAFEDKLSELCLKHSVTKIDLPSSLTGTVAEEQKKLSDKLAALGQEEKYFVNWLQTFTDAHMDEIRRLGDYLTIMKTRQDAEDESERTEQVVLLRGWVPDSKAAELKQILVPYEKDIDLQLSDPAEDDDPPIVLENRNCAKPFEMLTMLYGAPVYGSVDPSFPMMPFFLLFFGMCYADAGYGIVITAIAVYFLKKYRKMPEGIKRALILVKYCGIATVIYGAITGSWMGDMIDAFPFLGFLRPVKNLATLLEPMKDPMLLLGISLALGIVHIYYGILLAAYANVKKRRWFAACADQGGWLLLLTGLLIFGVGAFAAPGVEPLGKNMAIAGAVVLILTQGREKKGLVGKFVSGVLSLYNVTSYLGDVLSYSRLLALGLVGGAVAMIINLMSKLCGGTAYVGWILALLIFFGGHVFSMVINILGAFVHPLRLQYVEFFGKFYSSGGTAFDPFCYRSNYVNVTGRKEA
- a CDS encoding ferredoxin: MKYVVNESCIGCGLCATTCPEVFSMTDAGVAAAIAEEVAEENRGSAAEARENCPVGAIEEV
- a CDS encoding aldo/keto reductase gives rise to the protein MSEIELSAKKLGFGLMRLPKNGEAIDIEQVKKMVDLFMAGGFTYFDTAWAYPGSEDAIRQALVERYPREKFTLATKNAAWINCQSREDAVGQFETSLKQTGAGYFDFYLLHNLGEGRTHFFDDFEMWNFVQEKKVEGKIRHAGFSFHSTPEELDAILQAHPEAEFVQLQINYADWENPRIQSRACYETARKHGKPVVIMEPVKGGLLASPPKAVERVLKSADAQASCASWAIRFAASLDGVIAVLSGMSNVEQMKDNISYMTDFNPLTEAERRVVAKARETLDALPMIPCTSCNYCAEVCPQNIGISGSFTALNLLNIYGNYNYAEGQEKWLVERHGKSRANECVQCGSCEQVCPQHIKIRDNLVKVVEAFHIA
- a CDS encoding V-type ATP synthase subunit K produces the protein MDYLGIAFVVLGAALAAGMAGIGSAIGVGIAGEVGAGVMTEDPGKFGLVLMLQALPGTQGIYGLLIAFFAMLKVGLVGGSAVPCDWVHGLAVMFACLPIALGGWISAISQGKTSAACIQMIAKQPGEAGKAVILPAMVETYAVLALLVSILLMNGISL
- a CDS encoding V-type ATP synthase subunit E; the encoded protein is MALADIRKKIEQDAANEAAKLLDEARKQADVLNADADAEISKSKKYYDGLYAAEAPEVRRRAQIIANLDVKKLRLGAKQELIGRSFDGALARLCKLAGDKYLAFMEKLLDQAVSSGDEELLAAAGEKRIDQAWLDKYNASRGRKLTLSAEKTDIKGGFILRKGRISTNCSLETLIHWLKDELESDVVKRLFDAE